From a single Pseudomonas serboccidentalis genomic region:
- a CDS encoding DUF6124 family protein produces the protein MFKPTPNPPETDPASPYESLDPRKLHEAAERALDHYLTPASQIMASANTAQPMFLANPAYDTESLLANASESLGSATTMLNDFAALLDISHRKTLLGIAQVVMLGELAVNQALDNVELKG, from the coding sequence ATGTTCAAACCAACACCGAATCCTCCAGAAACCGACCCCGCATCCCCCTACGAATCCCTCGACCCCCGCAAACTCCACGAAGCCGCCGAGCGCGCCCTCGATCACTACCTCACCCCGGCCAGCCAGATCATGGCCAGCGCCAATACCGCCCAACCCATGTTCCTCGCCAACCCGGCGTACGACACCGAATCCCTGCTCGCCAACGCCAGTGAATCCCTGGGTTCTGCCACCACCATGCTCAACGATTTCGCCGCGTTGCTGGATATCTCGCACCGCAAGACGCTGCTGGGTATTGCGCAGGTGGTGATGTTGGGGGAGTTGGCGGTGAATCAGGCGTTGGATAACGTTGAGTTGAAGGGCTAA
- a CDS encoding winged helix-turn-helix domain-containing protein, producing MMLSGNLATRSPRPTNDDPGVLTLGRTRGVAEHFRALVAKHVRTDMALEASSYPSSYKHNELSGSYRAIFIVIDSPQALEDNLALIENLRTDNLKPIICAVITGRGAFNKIKYFLAGADFCIKLNTLSDEGAELLGEFFNSEEWQRDINLTLDPTRICLLGTSKKLDISFAEMKILEAFAQTSNHILSHDEIASIMGLNTNFYDPRALEKSISRLRGKIKDMYGTNAIQSIRGHGYRLMRGLISTA from the coding sequence ATGATGCTCTCAGGGAACTTGGCGACTAGAAGTCCTCGCCCGACAAACGACGATCCCGGTGTACTCACTCTGGGCCGTACCCGTGGCGTGGCCGAACATTTTAGAGCGCTGGTCGCAAAGCACGTACGCACTGATATGGCACTTGAGGCCAGTTCGTACCCTAGTTCATATAAGCACAATGAACTTTCTGGCTCATATCGAGCCATCTTCATCGTTATCGACAGTCCGCAAGCCTTGGAAGACAATCTTGCACTGATCGAGAACCTGCGCACCGACAACTTGAAGCCGATCATTTGCGCGGTCATCACCGGCCGCGGCGCCTTCAACAAGATCAAGTACTTTCTGGCCGGTGCCGATTTTTGTATCAAACTCAATACTCTATCCGACGAGGGCGCGGAGTTGCTCGGTGAGTTCTTCAACAGCGAAGAATGGCAGCGGGATATCAATCTCACGCTCGACCCGACGCGCATCTGCCTGCTGGGCACCAGCAAGAAACTCGACATCTCGTTTGCCGAGATGAAGATCCTGGAAGCCTTTGCGCAGACCAGCAATCACATTCTCAGCCATGATGAAATCGCCAGCATCATGGGGCTCAATACCAATTTCTACGACCCGAGAGCGCTGGAAAAATCGATCAGCCGCTTGCGAGGAAAAATCAAGGACATGTATGGTACCAATGCGATTCAGAGTATCCGCGGTCATGGATATCGCCTGATGCGAGGTCTGATATCGACTGCCTGA
- the dusA gene encoding tRNA dihydrouridine(20/20a) synthase DusA has protein sequence MSPITATPAPLSRRFSVAPMMDWTDRHCRFFLRLLSKNALLYTEMVTTGALLNGDHERFLRHNEAEHPLALQLGGSVPLDLAACARMAQDHGYDEVNLNVGCPSDRVQNNMIGACLMGHPQLVADCVKAMRDAVSIPVTVKHRIGINGRDSYAELCDFVGTVRDAGCTSFTVHARIAILEGLSPKENRDIPPLRYDVAAQLKADFPELEIVLNGGIKTMEACHEHLQTFDGVMLGREAYHNPYLLAEVDQQLFGSSAPVISRAEALAQLRPYIAEHLQAGGAMHHITRHVLGLGTGFPGARKFRQLLSVDIHKAKDPLALLDQAAELLAGR, from the coding sequence ATGTCCCCAATCACCGCCACACCCGCCCCACTCTCCCGCCGCTTCTCCGTCGCCCCGATGATGGATTGGACTGACCGCCATTGCCGTTTCTTCCTACGCCTCCTGTCGAAGAACGCCCTGCTCTACACCGAAATGGTCACCACCGGCGCGCTCCTCAACGGCGATCACGAACGCTTCCTCCGTCACAACGAAGCCGAGCACCCGCTCGCGTTGCAGTTGGGCGGTAGCGTTCCATTGGACTTGGCAGCCTGCGCCCGCATGGCCCAGGACCACGGTTACGACGAGGTAAACCTAAACGTGGGCTGCCCGAGTGATCGGGTGCAGAACAATATGATCGGTGCGTGCCTGATGGGGCATCCGCAGTTGGTGGCGGATTGTGTGAAGGCGATGCGTGATGCGGTGTCGATTCCGGTGACGGTGAAGCATCGGATCGGGATCAATGGGCGGGACAGTTACGCCGAGTTGTGTGATTTCGTCGGTACGGTGCGGGATGCCGGGTGTACCAGTTTTACCGTGCATGCGCGGATTGCGATTCTGGAGGGGTTGTCGCCGAAGGAGAATCGCGACATTCCGCCGTTGCGTTATGACGTGGCGGCGCAGTTAAAGGCGGATTTTCCGGAGCTGGAGATTGTGCTGAACGGTGGGATCAAGACGATGGAGGCCTGCCATGAGCATTTGCAGACCTTTGACGGTGTGATGCTGGGACGTGAGGCTTATCACAATCCGTATTTGCTGGCGGAGGTGGATCAGCAGTTGTTCGGCAGCAGCGCGCCGGTGATCAGCCGGGCCGAGGCGCTGGCGCAGTTGCGGCCTTATATTGCCGAGCATTTGCAGGCCGGCGGCGCGATGCATCACATCACGCGGCATGTGTTGGGGCTGGGCACCGGGTTCCCGGGGGCGCGTAAATTCCGCCAGTTGTTGTCGGTGGATATTCACAAGGCCAAGGATCCGCTGGCGCTGCTGGATCAGGCGGCCGAGTTGCTTGCAGGCCGTTGA
- a CDS encoding capsule biosynthesis GfcC family protein produces the protein MKRLRMFSACLLLISGVSQAAVTVSGDVANPGPVELPPGGRLLDVISVAQPNAEGYWLAGVLLRQSLLEEQARLKAGVLFDLDVLHRMASLFDRPDRAALALRLAEQVQQMPVTGRQVADLDPVAVEVGFARNIRLDDGDRLIYPTRVDEVQVLGAVADTCHVPYQPLLEAREYLDICAPLDDAEADYLWLIQPNGAVRRVGTAHWNRESGHFPVAGSKILVPVKNDDLDPPLPELNQQLAELIATQLAEVVR, from the coding sequence GTGAAGCGCTTGCGGATGTTCTCGGCGTGTCTGCTGTTGATCAGCGGCGTCAGTCAGGCAGCGGTCACCGTCAGCGGCGATGTCGCCAACCCGGGGCCGGTCGAGTTGCCGCCGGGCGGGCGCTTGCTCGATGTGATCAGCGTGGCGCAACCGAATGCCGAAGGTTACTGGCTGGCCGGCGTGTTGCTGCGCCAGTCGTTGCTGGAGGAACAGGCGCGGCTCAAGGCCGGGGTGTTGTTCGATCTGGATGTGCTGCACCGGATGGCTTCGTTGTTCGACCGCCCCGACCGTGCGGCGCTGGCATTGCGTCTGGCCGAGCAGGTGCAGCAGATGCCGGTTACCGGGCGCCAGGTCGCGGATCTGGACCCGGTCGCGGTGGAAGTCGGTTTTGCGCGCAACATTCGTCTCGACGATGGCGATCGCCTGATCTATCCGACGCGGGTCGACGAGGTGCAAGTGCTGGGCGCGGTGGCCGACACCTGCCACGTGCCATATCAGCCATTGCTGGAGGCGCGCGAGTACCTGGACATCTGTGCGCCGCTGGACGATGCCGAGGCCGATTACCTGTGGCTGATTCAGCCCAATGGTGCGGTCCGGCGCGTGGGTACTGCGCACTGGAATCGCGAGAGCGGGCACTTTCCCGTGGCCGGCAGCAAGATTCTGGTGCCGGTGAAAAACGATGATCTTGATCCGCCTCTTCCTGAACTGAATCAGCAGTTGGCCGAATTGATTGCCACGCAGCTGGCTGAGGTGGTTCGTTGA
- a CDS encoding YjbF family lipoprotein, whose translation MKTLKVGVCLMAALMLCGCNPLMTASVRNLKSAVLGPDELDVSAAEVAEVKYPQIKLTTPSGSGVLALVREREDLQFWVASGKQVLLLRDGLAVRTIGLGVEGDLDGTRLSDNAPFKQGLHRVADGFTSRRWIDLYKGQEVGLIVNSRFVRRSTQTLDILDKEYTVLRVDEQIDVPAIGLRATNHYWVDPVDGFIVQSEQQLTSQLRVRIVQLTPDHRHLP comes from the coding sequence GTGAAAACCTTGAAAGTTGGCGTCTGCCTGATGGCGGCCTTGATGTTGTGTGGCTGTAACCCGCTGATGACCGCCTCGGTGCGCAACCTCAAATCGGCGGTGCTCGGCCCGGATGAACTGGACGTGAGCGCGGCCGAGGTGGCCGAGGTCAAGTACCCGCAAATCAAACTGACCACGCCGTCCGGCTCCGGGGTGCTGGCGCTGGTGCGCGAGCGTGAAGACCTGCAGTTCTGGGTCGCCTCCGGCAAGCAGGTGTTGCTGCTGCGCGATGGCCTCGCCGTGCGCACGATTGGCCTGGGCGTGGAGGGCGATCTGGACGGCACGCGGCTGTCCGACAACGCGCCGTTCAAACAAGGCCTGCACCGTGTCGCGGATGGTTTCACCAGCCGACGCTGGATCGACCTCTACAAGGGCCAGGAAGTCGGCTTGATCGTCAACAGCCGCTTCGTGCGCCGGTCCACGCAAACCCTGGACATTCTCGACAAGGAATACACCGTGCTGCGTGTCGACGAGCAGATCGACGTCCCGGCCATCGGCCTGCGGGCGACCAACCATTATTGGGTCGACCCGGTGGACGGTTTCATCGTGCAGAGCGAGCAACAACTGACCTCGCAACTGCGTGTGCGCATCGTGCAACTGACCCCTGATCACAGGCATCTGCCGTGA
- a CDS encoding DUF2388 domain-containing protein, whose product MPAFNFTGFKRYTLLSLVCVTSNVYAHCDGLCIGRTDTPWEATQLSGFTLASLLLAPFSASQETTESHKRVYSAEELEDARLYLASDGMLQAAYFTSALQRYRQNSPDSALSDLAVATLISSQ is encoded by the coding sequence ATGCCCGCGTTTAATTTCACTGGTTTCAAACGCTACACCCTTCTTTCCTTGGTCTGCGTCACGTCCAATGTTTACGCGCACTGCGACGGTCTCTGCATCGGACGTACCGATACGCCGTGGGAGGCCACTCAGTTGTCCGGCTTTACCTTGGCGTCCTTATTGCTCGCGCCGTTTTCTGCCAGCCAGGAAACCACTGAGAGCCACAAACGCGTTTACTCCGCCGAAGAGCTGGAGGATGCGCGTCTCTACCTCGCCAGCGATGGCATGCTGCAAGCCGCGTATTTCACCTCGGCCTTGCAGCGCTACCGTCAGAACTCGCCCGACTCGGCGTTGAGCGACCTCGCCGTTGCGACGTTGATCAGCAGCCAGTGA
- a CDS encoding undecaprenyl-diphosphate phosphatase produces the protein MDFWTFIQVLILGAVEGLTEFLPISSTGHQIIVADLLDFGGERAMAFNIIIQLGAILAVVWEFRPKIFDIVKGLPTQRNAQRFTLNLLIAFLPAVVLGVLFADKIHQYLFNPITVAMALVVGGIVMLWAEQRRHVVSVEHVDDMRWSDALKIGLVQCLAMIPGTSRSGSTIIGGLLFGLSRKAATEFSFFLAMPTMVGAAVYSGYKYRDLFQAGDLPVFALGFVIAFIFAMIAVRGLLKFIANHSYAAFAWYRIAFGLLILATWVFGWVNWTAAAA, from the coding sequence ATGGATTTCTGGACCTTTATCCAGGTGTTGATTTTAGGCGCAGTGGAAGGCCTGACCGAGTTCTTGCCGATCTCCAGTACCGGCCACCAGATCATCGTCGCCGACCTGCTGGACTTCGGCGGCGAACGCGCCATGGCGTTCAACATCATTATTCAGCTAGGGGCGATTCTGGCCGTGGTCTGGGAGTTTCGCCCGAAGATCTTCGACATCGTCAAAGGCCTGCCCACCCAACGCAATGCGCAACGTTTCACCCTCAACCTGCTGATCGCCTTCCTGCCGGCGGTGGTCCTCGGCGTGCTGTTTGCTGACAAAATCCATCAATACCTGTTTAACCCGATCACCGTGGCCATGGCGTTGGTGGTGGGCGGCATCGTCATGTTGTGGGCCGAACAGCGCCGCCACGTGGTGAGCGTCGAGCATGTCGACGACATGCGCTGGTCAGACGCGTTGAAGATCGGCTTGGTGCAATGCCTGGCGATGATCCCCGGCACGTCGCGCTCCGGCTCGACCATCATCGGCGGTTTATTGTTCGGCTTGTCCCGGAAAGCCGCCACAGAGTTCTCGTTCTTCCTCGCCATGCCGACCATGGTCGGCGCCGCGGTGTACTCCGGCTACAAGTACCGCGACCTGTTCCAGGCCGGTGATCTGCCGGTGTTCGCTCTCGGTTTCGTCATCGCCTTCATCTTCGCCATGATCGCCGTGCGCGGCCTGCTCAAATTCATCGCCAACCACAGCTACGCCGCGTTCGCCTGGTACCGGATCGCGTTTGGCTTGTTGATTCTGGCGACATGGGTGTTTGGCTGGGTGAACTGGACGGCAGCGGCGGCGTGA
- a CDS encoding winged helix-turn-helix domain-containing protein, whose translation METSTTLPRKYFVVVTHSTTSQRELESILSSERFNSFGTSQAQMFIEGATSPSFAPMLMEFSYPSGTRKNVGRTIEHDTQRILTNLESEWLAAQSAYPFYKIPTMNVDTGNQTSANEGDATCSETWHLDNDQGALVKEGVEISLTGLETALVRKMLNHEERVVSRDDLILSIGREPEQYRGLEMCLSRLQDKFKSASNGERLFRAVRNRGYCLIQEIVA comes from the coding sequence ATGGAAACGAGTACAACCCTCCCAAGAAAATATTTTGTCGTCGTGACCCACAGTACAACGTCGCAGCGTGAACTTGAGAGCATTCTGTCCAGCGAGCGCTTCAATTCGTTTGGCACGTCTCAGGCACAAATGTTTATTGAAGGTGCTACTTCACCCTCTTTCGCCCCCATGCTGATGGAGTTCTCTTACCCAAGCGGCACCCGGAAAAACGTCGGCCGCACGATTGAACACGACACCCAGCGCATACTGACCAACCTCGAATCGGAATGGCTGGCCGCGCAATCGGCATATCCGTTTTACAAAATCCCGACGATGAACGTAGACACCGGCAACCAGACCTCAGCCAATGAAGGCGATGCAACCTGCAGCGAGACCTGGCACCTGGACAACGATCAAGGCGCACTGGTCAAGGAAGGCGTCGAAATCAGTCTTACCGGGCTTGAAACCGCGCTGGTCAGGAAGATGCTCAATCACGAAGAACGCGTGGTCAGTCGAGATGACCTGATCCTCAGCATCGGCCGCGAGCCGGAGCAGTATCGTGGCCTTGAGATGTGCCTGAGTCGCCTGCAGGACAAGTTCAAAAGCGCCAGTAATGGTGAGCGTCTGTTTCGCGCCGTAAGAAACCGCGGTTATTGCCTCATCCAGGAAATCGTTGCGTAA
- a CDS encoding undecaprenyl-phosphate glucose phosphotransferase — translation MELSLRINRNNGLKGLTFWGQWALAQSFIVALLFILAERHTGTVEFYYRMCATLAVLASVPAYTFSGVYRKQDNYLTGLGRLFMGWSMTMVALACIAFVCKADEVFSREVTLSWAVYGFLGQALLYAPLHAFSKYYQRSRTSAQKTLIVGTGELALGLAKKISQVENLPLVGLVSNGTTADLDSDAPRVVGDQEDLLQLIKDHDIRRLYITLPLAEAAKIEAMYVDLLGANVDVVWVPDLNSLTLLNHSVKVVDGLPAICLNESPLTSRPTAALSKSLVEKGVALLAIILLSPLLLLIALAVKINSPGPVFFKQDRHGWNGKVIQVWKFRSMRVHDDREVIQASRHDSRITAVGRFIRRTSLDELPQLFNVLQGQMALVGPRPHAVAHNNYYSGKILAYMARHRIKPGITGLAQISGCRGETDTIDKMQRRVEMDLHYINNWSLWLDLKILVKTPFTLLSKDIY, via the coding sequence ATGGAACTTTCTCTACGGATCAATCGAAATAACGGCCTCAAGGGACTTACCTTCTGGGGCCAATGGGCGCTGGCGCAGAGTTTCATTGTTGCGCTGTTGTTCATACTCGCTGAACGGCATACCGGAACCGTCGAGTTCTATTACCGCATGTGCGCGACACTCGCGGTGCTGGCCTCGGTTCCGGCGTACACGTTCAGCGGTGTGTATCGCAAACAGGACAATTACCTGACGGGCCTGGGGCGTCTGTTCATGGGCTGGTCCATGACCATGGTCGCGCTGGCCTGCATCGCGTTCGTCTGCAAGGCCGACGAGGTGTTCTCCCGTGAAGTGACGCTGAGCTGGGCGGTTTACGGCTTCCTGGGTCAGGCGTTGCTGTACGCGCCGCTGCATGCCTTTTCCAAGTACTACCAGCGTTCCCGCACCAGCGCGCAGAAGACGCTGATCGTCGGTACGGGTGAGCTGGCACTGGGTCTGGCGAAGAAGATCAGCCAGGTGGAAAACCTGCCGCTGGTAGGTTTGGTCAGCAATGGAACAACGGCGGATCTGGATTCGGATGCACCGCGCGTGGTCGGCGATCAGGAAGATCTGCTGCAACTGATCAAAGACCATGACATCCGCCGCTTGTACATCACCCTGCCGCTGGCGGAAGCCGCGAAAATCGAAGCGATGTACGTCGATTTGCTCGGTGCTAACGTTGATGTGGTGTGGGTGCCGGACTTGAACAGTCTGACCCTGCTCAATCACTCGGTGAAGGTGGTGGACGGTCTGCCGGCGATCTGCCTCAATGAAAGCCCGCTGACCAGCCGCCCTACCGCTGCGCTGAGCAAAAGTCTGGTGGAAAAAGGCGTGGCACTGCTGGCGATCATTCTACTGAGCCCGCTACTGCTGCTGATTGCGCTGGCGGTGAAGATCAACTCGCCCGGCCCGGTGTTCTTCAAGCAGGATCGCCACGGCTGGAACGGCAAGGTGATTCAGGTCTGGAAGTTCCGCTCGATGCGCGTGCACGATGACCGCGAAGTGATCCAGGCCAGCCGCCATGACTCGCGCATTACCGCAGTCGGGCGCTTCATCCGCCGCACCTCGCTGGACGAACTGCCGCAGTTGTTCAACGTGCTGCAGGGGCAAATGGCCCTGGTCGGCCCACGCCCACACGCGGTGGCGCACAACAACTACTACTCGGGGAAAATCCTCGCCTACATGGCCCGCCACCGAATCAAACCGGGCATCACCGGGCTGGCGCAAATCAGCGGCTGCCGTGGCGAGACCGACACCATCGACAAGATGCAGCGTCGCGTCGAGATGGACCTGCATTACATCAACAACTGGTCGTTGTGGCTGGATCTGAAGATCCTGGTGAAAACGCCGTTTACGTTGTTGTCGAAGGATATTTATTGA
- a CDS encoding YjbH domain-containing protein, producing the protein MKLRFAAVLLLPCGLVHAEPRITQNDFGGTGLLQTPTARMAPAGELSVNANRTEPYSRYSVSLQPLDWLEGSFRYTAITNRPYGSEALSGSQSYKDKAVDAKVRLWQESHWAPEVALGFRDIGGTGLFSSEFFVANKRYDNFDFSAGIAWGYLGNRGDIDNPLGYVSDRFDTRPALEGTGDVNSGSYFRGKPSFFGGVSYQTPWDRLSLKLEYEGNDYKHEPKDNVIEQDSPINLGAVFKVTDSVDVSAAWERGNTAMFGITFHTNFVSRKAPAKTYDPTPEPLPAKAPGTPMDQVNWADVSQRLQQNAGYKVERISQRDSELIVYGEQQRYFHSSKAVGRASRILDNSVNDDINWFTVVNKRYDLPLEETSVPRQTFREVINNEEPLESLHRTTEINPAMPHNEKTLYTEAPQHFNYGVGLGFKQNVGGPDGLLYQFSADADAEYRFNRNTWWNGLLSANLVNNFDRFTYDAPSGLPRVRTDLRQYLTTSEVTMPLFQVSHAEQLDKDLYGMVYGGYLESMFAGVGGEVLFRPTGERWSVGADLNYVRQREFDQGFGLRDYSVWTGHVTGYTDLPYDTLAAVSVGRYLAGDWGGTLDISREFFNGVRFGAWATITTAGSAEYGEGSFDKGLYLSIPFDEMMSMSTMRRANLVWAPLTRDGGARLNRSFQLHSMTDSREGDMFYRNFSKITE; encoded by the coding sequence TTGAAGTTACGTTTTGCAGCTGTGTTGTTATTGCCGTGCGGCCTGGTGCATGCCGAGCCGCGCATTACTCAAAATGATTTCGGTGGCACCGGCCTGTTGCAGACGCCGACGGCGCGCATGGCCCCGGCTGGCGAGCTGAGCGTCAACGCCAACCGCACCGAGCCTTACAGCCGCTACAGCGTGTCGCTGCAGCCGCTGGACTGGCTCGAAGGTTCGTTCCGCTACACCGCCATCACTAACCGGCCTTACGGCTCCGAGGCGCTGAGCGGCAGCCAGAGCTATAAGGACAAGGCGGTCGACGCCAAAGTCCGGCTCTGGCAGGAAAGCCACTGGGCGCCGGAAGTCGCGCTGGGCTTCCGAGACATCGGCGGTACCGGCTTGTTCTCCAGTGAATTTTTTGTCGCCAACAAACGCTACGACAATTTCGATTTCAGCGCCGGCATTGCCTGGGGTTATCTGGGCAATCGCGGCGACATCGACAACCCGTTGGGCTACGTCAGTGATCGCTTTGATACCCGGCCGGCCCTTGAGGGTACCGGTGACGTCAACTCTGGCTCGTACTTTCGCGGCAAGCCGTCGTTCTTCGGTGGCGTGAGCTATCAGACGCCGTGGGATCGGCTCAGCCTGAAACTCGAATACGAAGGCAACGACTACAAGCACGAACCGAAGGACAACGTGATCGAGCAGGACTCGCCGATCAACCTCGGCGCGGTGTTCAAGGTCACCGATTCGGTCGACGTCAGCGCGGCGTGGGAGCGTGGCAACACGGCGATGTTCGGCATCACGTTCCACACCAATTTCGTCAGCCGCAAGGCGCCGGCCAAGACCTACGACCCAACGCCTGAGCCGCTGCCGGCGAAGGCGCCGGGTACGCCGATGGATCAGGTCAACTGGGCCGATGTCTCGCAACGCCTGCAGCAAAATGCCGGGTACAAGGTCGAGCGCATCAGCCAGCGCGATTCCGAACTGATCGTGTACGGCGAGCAGCAGCGTTACTTTCATTCGTCCAAGGCCGTTGGCCGCGCGAGCCGGATTCTCGACAACAGTGTGAACGACGACATCAACTGGTTCACCGTGGTCAACAAGCGTTACGACCTGCCGCTGGAGGAGACCAGCGTGCCACGCCAGACCTTCCGCGAAGTGATCAACAACGAGGAGCCGCTGGAGTCGTTGCACCGCACCACCGAGATCAATCCGGCGATGCCGCACAACGAGAAAACCCTCTACACCGAAGCGCCGCAGCATTTCAACTATGGCGTCGGCCTGGGCTTCAAGCAAAACGTTGGCGGCCCTGATGGTTTGCTCTATCAGTTCAGTGCCGATGCGGACGCCGAATACCGCTTCAATCGCAACACCTGGTGGAACGGCCTGCTCAGTGCCAACCTGGTGAACAACTTCGACAGGTTCACCTACGATGCGCCGAGCGGCCTGCCACGTGTGCGCACCGATTTGCGTCAGTACCTGACCACCTCGGAAGTGACCATGCCGTTGTTCCAGGTCAGTCACGCCGAGCAGTTGGACAAAGACCTGTATGGCATGGTCTATGGCGGGTATCTGGAGTCGATGTTTGCCGGTGTCGGCGGCGAGGTGCTGTTCCGTCCGACCGGTGAGCGCTGGTCGGTGGGGGCGGATCTGAACTACGTGCGCCAGCGTGAATTCGACCAGGGTTTCGGCCTGCGCGATTACTCGGTCTGGACCGGCCACGTCACCGGTTATACCGACCTGCCATACGACACGTTGGCCGCGGTCAGCGTCGGTCGATACCTGGCAGGCGACTGGGGCGGCACACTCGACATCTCCCGCGAGTTCTTCAACGGCGTGCGCTTCGGCGCCTGGGCGACGATCACCACCGCCGGCAGCGCGGAGTACGGGGAGGGTAGTTTCGACAAGGGTCTCTACCTGTCGATCCCGTTTGACGAAATGATGAGCATGTCGACCATGCGTCGCGCCAACCTCGTCTGGGCCCCACTGACCCGTGATGGCGGCGCGAGGCTCAATCGCAGCTTCCAGCTGCACTCGATGACCGACAGCCGCGAGGGCGACATGTTCTACCGCAACTTCTCGAAGATTACCGAGTAA
- a CDS encoding Panacea domain-containing protein, producing the protein MTSTLINIINFILSEQTDRSGISISKLTKIIYLIDWRSSITIGRQITDLQWHSNIHGPYTKTILDESKKEKNIIITTTTNELGNKKTFLTLEYPRKLELNRDIIDTINFVLDATKNKINRDLKKLVDSTYPIVSSEKYSELDLAQKAMEYKNYLVSTQKYRSNLNKPEDK; encoded by the coding sequence ATGACAAGCACTTTAATAAACATTATCAATTTTATACTTTCGGAGCAAACCGACCGCTCTGGAATATCCATTTCGAAACTTACAAAAATCATTTACCTAATCGATTGGCGATCGTCAATCACAATCGGACGACAGATTACGGATTTACAATGGCACTCCAACATCCATGGCCCCTACACAAAAACCATACTTGACGAGTCAAAGAAAGAAAAAAACATAATAATCACAACAACAACCAACGAACTAGGGAATAAAAAAACCTTTCTTACTTTAGAATACCCACGAAAACTTGAATTAAATCGTGACATTATTGACACTATAAACTTTGTACTTGACGCCACTAAAAACAAAATAAACCGCGACTTAAAAAAACTTGTAGACTCCACATACCCAATAGTCTCAAGCGAAAAATACAGTGAACTAGACCTTGCCCAGAAAGCTATGGAATACAAAAATTATTTAGTCAGCACACAAAAATACCGAAGCAACCTCAACAAACCAGAAGACAAATAA
- a CDS encoding PAAR domain-containing protein, translating to MAKPAARITDPTSCPMPGHGPKAIASGSPDVFFDGLAAARKGDTCTCGSALASAVSGTVFINGKNAALVGTTGTHGDVVIGGSGTVIIGDSHTPAAFTAPTPIIVHPGWISFNIPGEESYQGMSCTAHFDDGSTLSGVFDNTNTVKFLNIPGKICHKLEFGTQEESAAGSIFDTLFNASLK from the coding sequence ATGGCAAAGCCAGCCGCACGCATCACCGATCCCACCAGTTGCCCAATGCCTGGGCACGGCCCCAAAGCCATCGCCTCCGGTTCCCCCGACGTATTCTTCGACGGACTTGCAGCCGCCCGAAAAGGCGACACTTGCACTTGTGGCAGTGCATTGGCATCAGCGGTTTCAGGGACAGTTTTCATAAACGGCAAAAACGCCGCGCTTGTCGGCACCACTGGTACGCATGGAGACGTTGTGATTGGTGGATCGGGAACAGTGATCATCGGTGACTCCCATACACCAGCTGCTTTTACAGCCCCTACCCCGATCATCGTTCACCCTGGTTGGATCAGCTTCAATATTCCAGGGGAGGAGTCATATCAGGGCATGAGTTGCACCGCACACTTTGACGACGGATCTACCCTATCAGGCGTTTTTGATAACACTAACACTGTGAAATTTCTCAATATCCCCGGGAAAATCTGTCACAAGCTTGAATTCGGTACACAAGAGGAATCGGCCGCTGGTTCGATCTTCGATACGTTATTCAACGCTTCTTTGAAATAA
- a CDS encoding DUF7079 family protein, producing MTKQQRADIRWALSDAFVDNEVDYAAIARQTEEFDRDEIKRILFEEVAPVCHSNLESTLPTIWLCFNRAELEDNIEKMLGAKKNSWFKRKANTLLVTWLKSRYKYIWIEIENQYQNISQ from the coding sequence ATGACAAAGCAACAAAGAGCGGATATTCGCTGGGCATTGTCAGACGCATTCGTTGATAACGAAGTCGACTATGCTGCGATCGCGCGGCAGACAGAAGAGTTTGATAGAGACGAAATCAAACGAATTTTGTTTGAAGAGGTAGCGCCTGTTTGTCACTCCAACCTTGAAAGCACACTTCCTACAATATGGCTTTGTTTCAATAGAGCAGAATTAGAAGACAACATTGAAAAAATGTTGGGGGCAAAAAAAAACAGCTGGTTTAAAAGAAAAGCCAACACCTTACTGGTGACGTGGCTGAAGAGCAGATACAAATACATCTGGATAGAAATAGAAAATCAGTACCAAAACATCAGCCAATAA